One region of Limnospira fusiformis SAG 85.79 genomic DNA includes:
- a CDS encoding IS630 family transposase — MPAPYSYDLRQKVIDAIELDGMPKTEASQVFHVSRNTINLWLQRKAQTGDFLPKPNHPPGNNHKITDWQKFKAFAQEHGDKTAAQMAELWDDDISPRTISRALKKIGFTRKKTYGYQERWKQQREEFMAQIEQMEPQEVVYLDEAGMNSQDSDYPYGYCEEGKRFHALKSGKRQDRVSYIAAWCHQQLLAPFSFEGCCNRTVFELWLEFILIPTLKPGQTLVLDNATFHKGGRIPELVEAAQCRLLYLPPYSPDLNKIEKCWSWLKARIRHCIEQFDSLHDAMDSVLKAAS, encoded by the coding sequence ATGCCAGCCCCCTATAGTTACGACCTCAGACAAAAAGTTATTGATGCAATTGAACTAGACGGTATGCCCAAAACAGAAGCCAGTCAAGTTTTCCATGTCAGCCGGAACACCATTAATCTCTGGCTGCAAAGAAAAGCACAGACCGGAGACTTCCTCCCTAAACCTAATCACCCACCTGGCAATAACCACAAAATTACCGACTGGCAAAAATTCAAGGCTTTTGCCCAAGAGCATGGCGACAAAACAGCAGCTCAAATGGCTGAACTTTGGGATGACGACATCTCTCCTCGCACCATATCCAGAGCCTTGAAGAAAATTGGCTTCACCAGAAAAAAAACTTACGGCTACCAAGAACGTTGGAAGCAACAGCGAGAGGAGTTTATGGCTCAGATTGAACAGATGGAGCCACAAGAAGTGGTCTACCTCGATGAAGCCGGCATGAATAGTCAGGACTCGGATTACCCTTATGGTTACTGCGAGGAAGGAAAACGCTTCCATGCCCTCAAATCAGGGAAGAGGCAGGACAGGGTGAGCTATATAGCCGCATGGTGTCATCAACAACTCTTAGCCCCCTTTAGCTTTGAGGGTTGTTGTAATCGGACAGTGTTTGAGTTGTGGTTGGAGTTCATCTTAATTCCAACACTGAAGCCAGGTCAGACTCTAGTGCTAGACAATGCAACGTTTCATAAAGGGGGACGGATTCCTGAGCTAGTGGAGGCGGCTCAATGCCGTTTGCTCTATCTACCACCTTATTCGCCAGACCTCAACAAGATAGAGAAATGTTGGTCGTGGTTGAAAGCCCGCATTCGCCATTGTATTGAGCAGTTTGATTCTCTCCATGATGCCATGGATTCCGTTCTCAAGGCTGCGTCCTAA
- the lpxA gene encoding acyl-ACP--UDP-N-acetylglucosamine O-acyltransferase, which yields MTIHATAIIEPGATLGENVTIGPLSYIQAGVTIGDHCTIASHVTILCGTTLGDRTQVHAGAVLGDTPQDLAFLDEPSSVKIGNNCVIREGVTIHRGTKAGSMTLVGNDCLLMANSHIGHNVKVGDRVIIANGALLAGYAQVGDRAFISGNCLIHQFTRVGRLAMMSGGCAIQKDVPPFCITRSLSTNTVMGLNVVGLRRSGFNEGQRRELQQAFKILYRSNLNISQALEKLESEFTSELVRELCEFIRTSERGLCKFIK from the coding sequence ATGACGATTCACGCCACAGCTATAATTGAACCGGGTGCAACATTAGGCGAGAATGTAACAATTGGACCACTTAGCTATATTCAAGCGGGGGTGACAATTGGCGACCACTGCACGATCGCATCCCATGTTACCATTCTATGTGGAACTACCCTAGGCGATCGCACCCAAGTTCATGCCGGGGCGGTATTGGGGGACACACCCCAAGATTTAGCATTCTTAGACGAACCATCCTCAGTCAAAATAGGTAATAATTGTGTAATCCGTGAAGGTGTAACTATCCATCGCGGCACTAAGGCAGGTTCAATGACCCTGGTGGGTAATGATTGCCTATTGATGGCTAACTCCCATATAGGTCATAATGTGAAGGTAGGCGATCGCGTGATTATTGCCAATGGAGCCTTATTAGCTGGATATGCCCAAGTAGGCGATCGGGCTTTTATCAGCGGTAACTGTCTCATTCACCAGTTTACCAGAGTTGGGCGATTAGCCATGATGTCTGGCGGCTGTGCTATCCAAAAAGATGTTCCCCCCTTCTGTATCACCCGCAGCCTCAGCACTAATACCGTTATGGGTTTGAATGTGGTCGGACTGCGACGGTCTGGCTTCAACGAAGGACAGCGCCGGGAACTTCAGCAAGCCTTTAAAATCCTGTATAGGTCAAATCTCAATATTTCTCAAGCTCTGGAAAAACTAGAATCTGAGTTTACCTCAGAATTAGTCCGGGAATTGTGCGAATTTATCCGCACCTCCGAGAGAGGATTATGCAAATTTATTAAATAA
- a CDS encoding CobW family GTP-binding protein has translation MQSAVNPHPEKTMDEPQAALPVTIITGFLGSGKTTLLNYILSNQQGLKTAVLVNEFGEVGIDNELIVATDSDNTMVELSNGCVCCTINEDLVNAVYKVLERPEKVDYIVVETTGLADPLPVALTFLGTELRDMTRLDSIVTMVDCENFSLDLFNSQAAESQIAYGDIIILNKTDLVDEADVDLLEVRLRDMKKDARILRTKRSQVPLPLILSVGLFESDKYFQHREESDHHHHDHDHEHEHHHHHDHDHDHDHEHEHHHHHDHHSNHLENDGFTSISFESDRPLSLRKFQYFLDNQLPANIFRAKGILWFDESPKRHIFHLSGKRFSIDDDEWKGSPKTQLVLIGQNLDKPTLKSQVENCFCKPSPTRGQGFSR, from the coding sequence ATGCAATCAGCAGTCAATCCCCATCCCGAAAAGACCATGGACGAACCCCAAGCCGCTTTACCTGTGACAATTATTACCGGTTTTCTCGGTAGCGGTAAAACTACCCTTCTTAACTACATACTCTCCAACCAACAAGGCTTAAAAACGGCGGTTTTGGTTAATGAGTTTGGCGAAGTCGGAATTGATAACGAGTTAATTGTGGCTACCGACTCAGATAATACTATGGTAGAACTAAGCAATGGTTGTGTTTGTTGTACCATTAATGAAGATTTAGTGAACGCAGTTTACAAAGTCCTGGAACGCCCCGAAAAAGTCGATTATATCGTAGTTGAAACTACGGGTTTGGCTGACCCGCTACCGGTGGCTTTGACATTTCTGGGGACGGAATTAAGAGACATGACTCGCCTCGATTCCATTGTCACTATGGTAGACTGTGAAAACTTTAGTTTGGATTTGTTTAATAGCCAAGCGGCGGAGAGTCAAATCGCCTATGGGGATATTATTATCCTCAATAAAACTGATTTGGTAGATGAGGCTGATGTGGATCTGCTAGAAGTTCGCCTCCGAGACATGAAAAAAGATGCTCGAATCCTCAGAACTAAACGTTCTCAAGTTCCCCTTCCTTTGATTCTCAGTGTGGGTTTATTTGAGTCTGACAAGTATTTCCAACACAGGGAAGAATCAGACCATCATCACCATGACCATGACCATGAACACGAACATCATCACCACCATGACCATGACCATGACCATGACCATGAACACGAACATCATCACCACCATGACCATCATTCTAACCACCTAGAAAATGATGGGTTTACTTCGATTTCCTTTGAGAGCGATCGCCCCCTATCCCTGCGGAAATTCCAATATTTTTTAGACAATCAATTACCAGCTAATATATTTCGCGCTAAAGGAATTCTCTGGTTTGATGAAAGTCCGAAACGTCATATTTTCCACCTCAGCGGTAAGCGATTTTCCATTGATGATGATGAGTGGAAAGGTTCCCCAAAAACCCAACTGGTGTTAATTGGTCAAAACCTAGATAAACCCACCCTAAAATCTCAGGTTGAAAATTGTTTCTGTAAACCTTCCCCAACTCGCGGTCAAGGCTTTTCGAGGTAG
- a CDS encoding transketolase → MTATTSKPVSAIPEFCQGIQYFSETFPRLETYGQKPAIAEGKVAISDPKDPVAVYQTLLYADALRYLILQVTGSKASGHPGGFASQAEAYAALVMLGYKNIITEVGHHAPGFYSAVFLDRSLEDMEIYTVQQLRDRFREMHGLLGHLSGYIPGLLNPAGPLGQGQHFAMAAALLHRDKLFPFTLGDGGMGEPYPMSSMAHFNTAYPNVTNFLPILVWNGYSQEHHSMVSTKTNEEMIAYWKGNGFKEVLLVDAKDFDDQNQPGDYVDSTAFSIDRRMAFTQAVMETVDKAAKSALNGTLTVFIIKQLKGAGVHARGAKSHNLYPGDTLDSPHIIKALQERSLPVAAWELVRKNIERAGGGPASKTVVTEFEYPIADLGTLPLEEYTVGGDPKVATTAMGAIVGHVGQKDPHFLVTNADGNAASGINNINQALKIIHPTPDDTYFQGPNGQVYEPLSEDACAGMAAGLALMGARTLWCSYESFAINGLPIWQTVTQAMAELRHLTPSTITLFTAGALEQGRNGWTHQRPEIEAYFAAMLRNGNVFALFPPDANSIQVCYQWALNTKNKGITITASKSPLPIRTTFEQTRQGLRDGAVILEEVKGDKTVVFAVIGDMTLIPVFEAAAYLETEGIGTRIVSVINPRRLYRPTDVAWDTCSEPDGDFISDELFDNLFGGDALIGVTGGASLMLEPIMLRSSVRRDTFAWKRGETTSSAGQLMAFNGLTAETLTKRAIELIH, encoded by the coding sequence ATGACCGCAACCACATCAAAACCCGTTTCCGCCATTCCCGAATTTTGTCAGGGCATCCAGTATTTTAGCGAAACATTCCCCAGATTAGAAACTTACGGTCAGAAGCCAGCCATAGCTGAGGGGAAAGTGGCTATTTCCGACCCTAAAGACCCCGTAGCAGTATATCAAACCCTGCTGTACGCGGACGCGCTGCGGTACTTAATTCTACAGGTAACAGGTAGTAAAGCATCAGGACACCCAGGGGGTTTCGCCAGCCAAGCGGAAGCCTATGCAGCCTTAGTCATGCTGGGTTATAAAAATATTATTACGGAAGTGGGACACCATGCGCCAGGCTTCTATAGCGCGGTTTTCCTCGATCGCTCCTTAGAAGACATGGAAATCTACACCGTGCAACAACTGCGCGATCGCTTCCGGGAAATGCACGGACTGCTGGGGCATCTTTCCGGTTATATTCCCGGTCTACTGAACCCCGCCGGACCCCTAGGACAAGGTCAGCATTTCGCCATGGCCGCCGCCCTCTTACACAGGGACAAACTCTTCCCCTTCACCCTAGGTGATGGTGGTATGGGAGAGCCTTACCCCATGAGCAGCATGGCGCATTTTAACACAGCCTATCCTAATGTAACCAACTTCCTGCCCATATTAGTTTGGAATGGCTACAGCCAGGAACATCACAGCATGGTCTCCACTAAAACTAATGAGGAAATGATCGCCTATTGGAAAGGTAACGGCTTCAAAGAAGTCTTGCTAGTCGATGCTAAAGACTTCGACGACCAAAACCAACCCGGAGATTATGTTGATAGTACCGCTTTTTCCATTGATCGGCGCATGGCTTTCACCCAGGCGGTGATGGAAACAGTAGACAAAGCCGCAAAATCCGCCCTAAATGGTACATTGACCGTATTTATTATTAAACAACTCAAAGGGGCCGGTGTTCATGCCCGGGGTGCGAAATCCCATAATCTCTATCCCGGAGATACCCTCGACAGTCCCCATATTATTAAGGCCCTCCAGGAGCGATCGCTACCAGTAGCCGCTTGGGAGTTGGTGCGTAAAAACATTGAACGAGCAGGCGGTGGTCCCGCTTCTAAGACAGTCGTAACTGAGTTTGAGTACCCGATCGCCGATTTGGGTACACTCCCCTTAGAAGAATATACAGTCGGCGGTGATCCGAAAGTCGCAACTACCGCTATGGGGGCGATCGTTGGTCATGTTGGCCAAAAAGACCCCCATTTTCTCGTCACCAACGCCGATGGTAACGCCGCTTCCGGTATTAACAACATTAACCAAGCCCTGAAAATTATTCACCCTACCCCTGATGATACCTATTTCCAGGGACCCAATGGACAGGTTTATGAGCCACTCAGTGAAGACGCTTGCGCCGGAATGGCTGCAGGTTTAGCCTTAATGGGCGCACGGACTCTGTGGTGTTCCTACGAGTCTTTTGCTATTAATGGTTTACCGATTTGGCAAACTGTCACCCAGGCTATGGCTGAGTTGCGCCACCTCACCCCCTCCACCATTACCTTATTTACCGCCGGCGCTTTGGAACAGGGACGCAACGGCTGGACTCACCAACGCCCGGAAATTGAGGCTTATTTTGCCGCTATGTTACGCAACGGTAATGTTTTCGCTCTGTTTCCCCCAGATGCCAATAGTATCCAGGTCTGTTATCAATGGGCACTCAATACTAAAAATAAGGGCATTACTATTACTGCTAGTAAGTCACCTTTACCGATTCGTACTACCTTTGAACAAACCCGCCAAGGCTTGCGAGATGGAGCCGTGATTTTGGAAGAAGTCAAAGGTGATAAAACTGTCGTTTTTGCTGTCATTGGAGATATGACTTTAATCCCCGTTTTTGAGGCGGCGGCTTACCTGGAAACCGAGGGAATTGGTACTCGCATTGTCTCCGTGATTAACCCCCGCCGTTTGTATCGTCCTACTGATGTCGCTTGGGATACTTGTTCCGAACCTGATGGCGATTTTATCAGTGATGAACTCTTCGATAATTTGTTTGGTGGGGATGCTTTGATTGGGGTGACAGGCGGCGCTAGTTTGATGCTGGAACCGATTATGTTGCGTAGTAGTGTCCGCCGCGATACTTTCGCATGGAAACGGGGAGAAACTACTTCTAGTGCGGGTCAGTTGATGGCTTTTAATGGCTTGACTGCTGAGACTTTGACTAAAAGAGCGATCGAGTTAATCCACTAG
- the dtd gene encoding D-aminoacyl-tRNA deacylase — translation MRVVIQRVKSSQVTVNGQIIGKINQGLNLLVGISATDTEAELDWMARKCLDLRLFPDPDNHSGRWDKSVQDIGGELLVVSQFTLYGDCRKGRRPSFERSAAPEAAEKLYQLFIEKLRISGLKVATGEFGAMMNVYIENDGPVTLLLEREADN, via the coding sequence ATGCGAGTTGTTATCCAAAGAGTTAAATCTTCACAGGTCACAGTTAATGGTCAAATTATTGGTAAAATTAATCAAGGACTAAATCTGCTGGTGGGTATTTCAGCGACGGATACAGAAGCAGAACTAGACTGGATGGCTAGAAAATGTCTGGATTTGCGATTATTTCCCGACCCGGATAATCATAGCGGACGTTGGGATAAATCCGTGCAAGATATTGGAGGAGAATTATTAGTTGTGAGTCAGTTTACCCTCTACGGAGATTGTCGCAAGGGCCGCCGTCCATCCTTTGAGCGTTCAGCGGCTCCAGAAGCTGCCGAAAAGTTATATCAGTTATTTATTGAAAAGCTCCGAATAAGTGGGTTAAAAGTCGCCACAGGTGAGTTTGGAGCGATGATGAATGTGTATATTGAAAATGATGGTCCTGTAACCCTGTTATTAGAACGGGAAGCTGATAACTAG
- a CDS encoding IS630 family transposase, with amino-acid sequence MPAPYSYDLRQKVIDAIELDGMPKTEASQVFHVSRNTINLWLQRKAQTGDFLPKPHHRPGNNHKITDWQKFKAFAQEHGHKTSAQMAELWDDDISPRTISRALKKIGFTRKKTYGYQERWKQQREEFMAQIEQMEPEEVVYLDEAAMNSQDSDYPYGYCEEGKRFHALKSGKRQGRVSMIAAWCHQQLLAPFSFEGCCNRTVFELWLEFILIPTLKPGQTLVLDNATFHKGGRIAELVEAAQCRLLYLPPYSPDLKKIEKCWSWLKARIRHCIEQFDSLHDAMDSVLKAAS; translated from the coding sequence ATGCCAGCCCCCTATAGTTACGACCTCAGACAAAAAGTTATTGATGCCATTGAACTAGACGGTATGCCCAAAACAGAAGCCAGTCAAGTTTTCCATGTCAGCAGGAACACCATTAATCTCTGGCTGCAAAGAAAAGCACAGACCGGAGACTTCCTCCCTAAACCTCATCACCGACCTGGCAATAACCACAAAATTACCGACTGGCAGAAATTCAAGGCTTTTGCCCAAGAGCATGGCCACAAAACCTCCGCTCAAATGGCTGAACTTTGGGATGACGACATCTCTCCTCGCACCATATCCAGAGCCTTGAAGAAAATTGGCTTCACCAGAAAAAAAACTTACGGCTACCAAGAACGTTGGAAGCAACAGCGAGAGGAGTTTATGGCTCAGATTGAACAGATGGAGCCGGAAGAAGTGGTCTACCTCGATGAAGCCGCCATGAATAGTCAGGACTCGGATTACCCTTATGGTTACTGCGAGGAAGGAAAACGCTTCCATGCACTCAAATCAGGGAAGAGGCAGGGCAGGGTAAGTATGATAGCCGCATGGTGTCATCAACAACTCTTAGCTCCCTTTAGCTTTGAGGGTTGTTGTAATCGGACAGTGTTTGAGTTGTGGTTGGAGTTCATCTTAATTCCAACATTGAAGCCAGGTCAGACTCTAGTATTGGACAATGCAACGTTTCATAAAGGGGGGCGGATTGCTGAACTGGTGGAGGCAGCTCAATGCCGTTTACTCTATCTACCACCTTATTCGCCAGACCTCAAGAAGATAGAGAAATGTTGGTCGTGGCTGAAAGCCCGTATTCGCCACTGCATTGAGCAGTTTGATTCTCTCCATGATGCCATGGATTCCGTTCTCAAAGCTGCGTCCTAA
- a CDS encoding EAL domain-containing response regulator, translating to MKSDEVNIIPGHILIVDDFLETLNLLTNLLEERGHQVRRAISGEMVLMGAKASPPDLILLDINMPGISGYDVCKQLQSEPNTRGIPVIFISAFNEVFDKVQAFEVGGVDYITKPFHIEEVIARIENQIALKQAQKQIQRLNSELEQRVLQRTEELESANEELKKMNSLLEREILHHQQTQSKLLHMASHDALTGLPNRVFFMDKLMQAISQTKQNPDYRFAVLFLDCDRFKVVNDSLGHLTGDRLLISLARRLQLTLKMSPTNLARFGGDEFTILLENIESPQAVTNIAKRLQKALTWPFQLDDQDLFLEASIGIVIGTSEYTEPEQILRDADIAMYKAKSQGRGCYRVFDGTMHDDAHRRFQLENELRLAIENNHFVLNYQPIIELADGSVIGFEALLRWHHPEHGIISPAEFIPIAEDTGLIIPIGLWVLDQAVKQLNEWQKKGLITHGFRMSVNLSVKQFTQPYLIEEIDRILVKNNFQSCYLKLEITETAIVENPEAARQLLQQLTHRNIHLSLDDFGTGYSSLSYLHRFPVNTLKIDRSFITCIGTPNENLQIVDAIITLAHQLQISVVAEGIETAEQLAKLRSLGCDQGQGYYFSKPVESIIAENLLKQRILC from the coding sequence ATGAAATCTGATGAGGTGAATATTATTCCTGGTCATATATTAATAGTTGATGACTTTCTGGAAACCCTTAATCTTTTGACAAATTTGTTAGAAGAACGCGGTCATCAAGTCCGGCGTGCAATTAGCGGGGAAATGGTACTAATGGGAGCAAAAGCTAGTCCTCCAGACTTGATTTTGCTGGATATTAATATGCCGGGAATCAGTGGCTATGATGTTTGTAAACAACTGCAATCTGAACCAAACACACGGGGAATCCCGGTAATTTTTATTAGTGCTTTTAATGAGGTTTTTGATAAGGTTCAAGCCTTTGAGGTCGGCGGGGTTGATTATATTACTAAACCCTTTCATATTGAGGAGGTTATTGCTCGCATTGAAAATCAGATTGCTCTCAAACAGGCTCAGAAGCAAATTCAGCGCCTTAATTCTGAACTGGAACAGCGGGTTCTACAACGAACTGAAGAACTAGAGTCCGCTAATGAAGAGTTAAAAAAAATGAATAGTCTTTTAGAGAGGGAGATTCTTCATCACCAACAAACACAAAGTAAGCTGCTACACATGGCTTCCCATGATGCACTAACGGGTTTACCTAATCGTGTGTTTTTTATGGATAAATTGATGCAAGCGATATCCCAAACTAAACAAAATCCAGATTATCGCTTTGCGGTGTTATTTTTGGATTGCGATCGCTTTAAGGTCGTTAATGATTCCCTCGGACATTTAACTGGCGATCGCCTTTTAATTTCCTTAGCCAGAAGGTTGCAATTAACCTTAAAAATGTCTCCCACTAATTTGGCGAGATTTGGAGGAGATGAATTTACAATTTTACTGGAAAATATTGAGAGTCCCCAAGCCGTTACCAATATTGCTAAACGCCTACAAAAAGCCTTAACTTGGCCGTTTCAACTAGATGATCAAGACTTGTTTTTAGAGGCTAGTATTGGTATTGTTATCGGTACATCAGAATACACAGAACCCGAACAAATCTTGCGGGATGCTGATATTGCTATGTATAAGGCAAAAAGTCAAGGTCGCGGCTGCTATCGGGTTTTTGATGGCACAATGCACGATGATGCTCATCGCAGATTTCAACTAGAAAATGAACTGCGATTAGCAATAGAAAATAATCACTTTGTCCTCAACTATCAGCCTATTATTGAACTCGCAGATGGCTCCGTCATAGGCTTTGAGGCCCTTTTGCGTTGGCATCATCCCGAACATGGCATAATTTCCCCCGCCGAATTTATTCCCATAGCTGAAGATACTGGGTTAATTATTCCTATTGGTTTATGGGTTTTAGACCAGGCGGTTAAACAGTTAAATGAGTGGCAAAAAAAAGGGTTAATTACTCACGGGTTTCGGATGAGTGTTAATTTGTCAGTTAAGCAGTTTACTCAGCCTTATTTGATTGAAGAAATCGACCGTATTCTGGTTAAAAATAACTTTCAAAGTTGTTACCTAAAGCTGGAAATAACCGAAACGGCGATCGTCGAAAATCCCGAAGCTGCTAGACAACTTTTACAACAGCTTACTCATCGCAATATCCATTTGAGTTTGGATGACTTTGGCACCGGTTATTCCTCCCTAAGTTATTTACATAGGTTTCCCGTTAACACTTTAAAAATTGACCGTTCATTTATTACTTGTATTGGCACACCTAACGAAAACCTACAAATTGTTGATGCCATTATCACCCTCGCTCATCAATTGCAAATTAGCGTAGTTGCGGAAGGTATAGAAACCGCCGAACAACTCGCTAAACTTCGCAGTTTAGGCTGTGACCAAGGACAAGGTTACTATTTTTCTAAGCCAGTGGAAAGCATCATTGCTGAGAACTTGCTCAAACAGAGAATCTTATGTTAA
- a CDS encoding IS4-like element ISAtsp3 family transposase, whose product MNELNRLRDTLRPHLPWHGARLNFVCLFLMALFQTKTVNLMEIATVFANPVQISSNYQRLQRFFRQFKFDRAEIARFVVSLIDIPQPWTLSLDRTCWSFGQTHFNILMLAVVHEGIAFPLLWTMLDKKGNSNSGERMDLFDRFEALFPDVEVACLTADREFVGRDWLSYLLIDPEVPFRLRIRHSELISPKLGGTRRSGERMFDSLRPGEFRQLSGRRWVWGRQVYVIGSRLADSGELLILITNACPETALPDYARRWGIENLFGALKTRGFCLESTHFKDPERLSRLLALLSLAFTWAMKVGLWIHQGSPIPLKAHGRCSQSLFRTGFDFLRRTFSNLPLFSGRFHQALQLLSCT is encoded by the coding sequence ATGAACGAGCTTAACCGATTACGAGACACTTTGCGCCCTCACTTGCCCTGGCACGGGGCGAGATTAAACTTTGTCTGCCTGTTCCTGATGGCGCTATTCCAAACAAAGACGGTTAATCTGATGGAAATAGCGACTGTATTCGCAAATCCTGTGCAAATTTCCTCAAATTACCAGCGATTACAACGTTTTTTTCGGCAATTCAAATTTGACCGGGCAGAGATTGCCCGTTTCGTCGTTAGCCTCATTGACATTCCCCAACCTTGGACTCTTAGTCTCGACCGCACCTGTTGGTCTTTCGGTCAAACCCATTTCAACATCTTGATGTTGGCAGTCGTCCACGAGGGGATTGCCTTTCCCCTGCTGTGGACGATGCTTGACAAAAAGGGTAATAGCAACAGTGGCGAACGCATGGACTTATTCGACCGCTTCGAGGCACTATTTCCTGACGTGGAGGTGGCTTGTCTGACCGCTGACCGGGAATTTGTGGGGCGAGATTGGCTCTCGTATCTTCTCATCGACCCCGAGGTTCCTTTCCGCCTACGCATCCGCCACAGCGAGCTGATTAGTCCTAAGTTAGGAGGAACTCGGCGTAGCGGCGAACGAATGTTTGATTCTCTGCGACCCGGAGAATTTCGCCAGCTTTCGGGTCGCCGTTGGGTTTGGGGACGGCAGGTTTACGTCATTGGCTCTCGTCTGGCTGATTCGGGGGAGTTGTTGATTCTCATCACTAACGCTTGCCCCGAAACGGCCCTCCCCGACTATGCTCGGCGTTGGGGTATTGAAAACCTCTTCGGAGCCTTGAAGACTCGGGGCTTCTGTCTCGAATCGACTCACTTTAAGGACCCTGAGCGCTTGAGCCGTTTATTGGCTTTGCTTAGCCTGGCTTTTACTTGGGCTATGAAGGTGGGTTTGTGGATTCACCAAGGTTCACCCATTCCTTTGAAGGCTCACGGACGATGCTCCCAGAGTCTTTTCCGCACTGGCTTCGATTTTCTACGCCGCACTTTCTCTAATCTGCCTTTGTTTTCAGGGCGGTTTCACCAGGCTCTACAACTTTTGTCCTGTACTTAG
- a CDS encoding IS4-like element ISAtsp5 family transposase, which translates to MLRTLYQKLLRINLSESQAQTLELLVLMLQSYRQVRLSTLANVFPQPIQYSSRLRNIQRFLKLPQLSAKLLWFPIIKAALKSEFREKHLNREQRRKRSKFRLKTKNYVAVALDRTQWRDRNLLMVTIIWGHHALPIYWELLPKLGSSSFREQKRVLGPVLALLKPYPVVVIGDREFHSAQLADWLRVRGVNVVFRQKKSAFVATSCQPGKSLKTQGFKSGESHFFKNVTLQKFAPIHGFNLGVYWQKIHRGKKVKKPWYLLTTLDNPKLVKQLYQARWGIEMMFRDCQSGGYNMESTRVDSTRFLALVLLITFAYWLATLGGHEWEANHLVAYLGRSEKTPNNFPHHSIFGLGLSGYAWSQSLVFWQEEMLALMALKPHKAQNFRQGLNALSLVQQSV; encoded by the coding sequence ATGCTAAGGACATTATACCAAAAACTATTACGAATCAATTTGAGCGAGAGTCAAGCACAGACGTTAGAACTCTTAGTGTTGATGCTTCAAAGTTATCGGCAAGTCAGATTATCAACCCTCGCCAACGTTTTTCCACAACCCATTCAATACAGTAGTCGCCTCCGAAATATCCAACGATTTCTGAAACTCCCCCAACTTTCGGCTAAGTTGCTGTGGTTCCCAATAATCAAGGCCGCTCTCAAATCTGAATTTAGAGAAAAACATTTAAATAGAGAGCAACGGAGAAAGCGCTCAAAATTCAGATTGAAAACCAAAAACTATGTAGCGGTTGCTCTCGACCGCACTCAATGGAGAGACCGAAATCTCCTGATGGTCACGATAATTTGGGGACATCATGCTTTACCAATATATTGGGAGCTACTCCCAAAGTTAGGCAGTAGCTCTTTCCGGGAACAGAAACGGGTATTAGGGCCGGTGTTGGCTCTTTTAAAACCTTATCCGGTTGTAGTGATAGGAGACCGTGAGTTTCATAGTGCTCAACTCGCGGACTGGCTCAGAGTAAGGGGTGTAAATGTTGTATTTCGTCAGAAAAAGAGTGCTTTTGTAGCTACCTCATGCCAGCCAGGTAAGTCTTTAAAAACTCAAGGATTTAAGTCGGGCGAATCCCATTTTTTTAAAAATGTAACCTTGCAAAAATTTGCACCTATTCATGGATTTAACCTAGGAGTTTATTGGCAAAAAATTCACCGAGGAAAAAAGGTAAAAAAACCTTGGTATTTACTAACTACGCTTGATAACCCCAAGCTGGTTAAGCAACTTTATCAAGCGCGGTGGGGTATCGAAATGATGTTTAGAGATTGTCAAAGTGGGGGCTATAATATGGAATCTACTCGGGTGGATTCAACCCGATTTTTAGCCTTGGTTTTGTTGATTACTTTTGCTTATTGGCTGGCGACACTAGGAGGTCATGAGTGGGAAGCTAATCACTTAGTAGCTTACCTCGGTCGAAGCGAAAAAACTCCTAATAATTTTCCCCATCACAGTATTTTTGGGCTCGGATTATCGGGTTATGCTTGGAGCCAGTCGCTAGTTTTCTGGCAAGAAGAGATGTTAGCATTAATGGCCCTCAAGCCTCATAAAGCTCAGAATTTTCGGCAAGGACTAAATGCTCTATCCCTTGTACAGCAATCAGTCTAG